DNA sequence from the Dehalococcoidia bacterium genome:
ATCGCCAGCGTGAGGTTCTCCACGATCATGTTTCTGGATTGAATTGAATCTCTTGTGAGGCTGAATGGAACGAAGTCTCGCCGCTGCTTGCGAGCCATATCCCACGCTTCAACAAGGGCTATCGTCGGGATTGCCAATTGGTTGCCCGCCCCTGGGGCGTCGATGACGTCCTTTGCCAAAGGAGACAGCGACAGGCTTCTGGTCAGATACCTGATCAGAGCGCTGGCGTCCAGCAGGTAAATCAATACTGGACTGTCTTGAACTTGAGACGGGACGCTTCTATGTCTTCTTCAGTGATGTCCATGTCTTCCCAGATGCCGTACAGGTCTGATAGGCCAGAGCTCTGTGGGTTACTAGGTACGAACTTGAAGTAGATGTCATCGAAGGGCCGTTGGCTAGCCTTCATATTGGCTATGAGGTCTCTCAGGTTATGAGAAGCCGCCACCAGCTTCTCGCTGTGTATGGCAACCCACTGGCCCGGATACTTCGCCACCAACTCGTCGTAGTGTTCCTCAAACCACACTGAATCGTCGTGGAACTGGTCGAGGTCAGTCTCAGTGTCTTGCTGCATAGTTGAAGAACCTCTGATCACAGAATGCGTTCACTTGTTAGTGTACTACACCCCCTACAGCCCCTCCGCCAGCAACTCCACCAGGTGCTTCGCTCGCTTGTCGGTGCCCTGCGCAATCTGCTGACGACAGGAGATACCCTCAGCCACGACCGTGAACTCGCCCGCCTGCTCGCGGATCGCCGGGAACAGCGACATCTCGCCTATCTGCATCGAGATATCGTAGTGTTCAGTCTCGTACCCGAAGCTGCCTGCCATGCCGCAGCAACCGGAGTTGATCTCCGTGGCCTCCACGCCGTCCAGCGAGTTGAGCAAACTCATCGCCGCTCGAGTGCCGACCAGCGCCTTCTGGTGACAGTGCCCCTGGAACAGGACCCTGTCTGGTAGCTTCGAGCCGTCCAGATCCAGCGTCGCCCCCTGCTCCAGTGCGTGCTCGACGAACTCCTCTATCAGCATTGTGTTCTTGGCGATGGCGTTTGCCTTGGCCTCATCCACGCCGTTGAGGTCCGTGTAGTCGTCTGAGAAGCTGAGGATGCAGCTCGGCTCGATTCCCACCAGCTTCGCGCCGGCTTCGACGTAGCCGTGTACCTGCTCCACGTTGTACCGCGCGTTCTCCTGCGCCTTGTCCATCATTCCCTTGGACAGCATCGGCCGCCCGCAGCACCTAACCTGGGGCAGGATCACCTGGTAGCCCAGCGCCTCCATGACCTTGACTGCCGCGCGTCCGAGTTCGGGGTGGTTGTAGTTGGTGAACGTGTCCGGGAACAGCACGACCTGCCCAATCTTCGAGGCTGACACGGGCGATCCGCCTCGTGCCTTGAACCACTGCTCGAACGTCTGGTTGGCGAATGGCGGGAGCTCACGACGCCTGTCTATGCCGACGTTGGCCTCCATCATCCGTCGCGTCAGGCCCAGGTTGTTAATCCAGTTCGACATGGGCGCGAAGAATGTTCCGATCTTGCTGAACGTGGCGATGTTGCCGAAGAACTGGTGGCGTGCCGAAAACCCGTTTGCCTTGTGGTACTGGTTGAGGAACTCGTACTTGAGCTTGGCCATGTCCACGTTGGATGGACACTCCGCTGAGCAGCCCTTGCACTCGAGACACAGGTCGAGCACGTCGTACAGCCGCTTGTCAGTCAGCGCCGATGCCGGCAACGCGCCGGACATGGCCGATCTGAGCGCGTTTGCGCGACCTCGTGTGGAGTGCTCTTCCTCTCGCGTGGCCATGTACGAGGGACACATCGTCCCGCCCAGCACCTTGCGGCACGCGCCCTGTCCATTGCACATCTCGATGCTGTGAGCAAAGCTGCCGTCCTGCCGGAACGCGAAACCGGTCATCGGCTGCAGAGGCTTGTACTCAGGGCCGATGCGCAGGTTCTCGGTCATGGGTTGAGAGTCGACTATCTTGCCAGGATTCATGATCCCGTCCGGATCGAACGCCTGCTTGACCTCGCGGAACGCGTCGTACAACTGGTCCCCGAACATCTTGCGGTTGAACCAGCTCCGCACCAGGCCGTCACCATGCTCGCCGCTCATGGAGCCGCCGTACTCCATCACCAGGTCGCCGACCTCCTCGGCGATGTTCACCATCCGGTCGACGCCCTCCTGGTCCTTCAGGTTGATGAGGGGACGTATGTGCAGGCACCCGACGCTCGCGTGTCCGTAGTACCCGGCCTCAGTGCCGTTGGACGTGACGATGTCGTCGAACTTGCGCACGAAGTCCGGCAGGTGCTCAGGCGCAACAGCGCAGTCCTCGACGAAGGGCAGTGGTTTCGCGTCTCCCGGCACATTCATCATGAGCCCGAGACCCGCCTTGCGCACGTCCCACACCTTCTCCTGGTCAGCCGGATCCATCAACTTGAGGAACGTGTAGCCCAGGTTGCGGCCTGCAAGTGAGTCGCCAAGATGGTCCATCTTGGACTTGACCTCGTGCTCGGTGTCTCCAGCAATCTCGATCGCCAGCAGCGCCTCTGGGTCGCCCTCGATGAAGTCTGTGATGCGGGCGTAAGCCAGGTTCGATTTGGCCTGTTGGATGATCATCGACCCGATCAGCTCAACGGCTGCAGGCTCCATCTCCAGCGCCGCGACAGTGGCCTCCATCGACTCGATCAGGTCGTTGCAGTGCAGCACGCCGAGGCCTGTCACCTTGGGCCTGTCCACCAGGTTGAGCTTCGCCTCCGTGATCGTCATGAGGGTCCCTTCGGACCCGACAACGAACCTCGCCATGTTGAAGCCCATTCCGCCCACAAACTCATCCAGGTTGTACCCGGACACCCGCCTCTGGATCTTCGGGTATCGCGCGATGATTTCGTCCCTGTTCGCCTCTCCGATCTCGAATAGCCTCCGGTGGATGTCTCCTTCGAGACCTTCCGATCTCATCATGGTCTCTAGCTGGGAACCGTCCATCGCACCGAGCCTCGCAGCCTGCCCGTTGGACAGCACGACGTCGAGCTCATGGACGTTATCGACGGTCTTACCCCACATGATCGAGTGCGCGCCGCAGGAGTTGTTGCCCAGCGCACCACCGACGTTGCCCCGGTTGGACGTGGAAGGGTCGGGCGCGAATAGCAGCCCACTGTCGCGGATGTGGTGGTTCAGCACGTCCAGCACTATCCCAGGCTGGGTGCGCACCCACTTCTCCTCCTGGTTCAGCTCGATAACGCTGTTCATGTACTTCGAGAAGTCCATGACGATCGAGTGCCCCACCGTCTGACCGCCGAGACTTGTCCCGCCGCCCCTCGGAAGCACGGACACGCCGTACTTGCTGGCCGTCTCGACAACTGCGATGACGTCTTCGGCGTTCTTCGGCAGAACGACCCCGACAGGTTCGATCTCGTAGATACTGGCATCCGTCGAGTACAGGATGCGACTCATCTTGTCGAACCGCACTTCGCCCGAGACCAGCCTGTTAAGGTCGTGGACCATCTCCCTGGTATCGGACTCGGTCACCTGCGTTGCCATTTGCACTTCCTCTGTTGTGGAATCTTGGGCCTTGAATCGACGTCGCCGGGGCTTTAGCTAGTCAAGCTCACAGTCACGATATGATACACGAATGCCCTCTCAGCTCGACATCTGAACAAGGACACACCTCGCCTTCAGGCGTTGAGTGCTCTGAAAATGAAAAGGGCTGCGAATCGCAGCCCTCATGGTGTTCACGTATGTAATGCGGGTCAGGAGATACCGAGGATCTTGTACTTCATCATTCCACGCGGTGTCTTGACTTCCACCTCGTGACCCACTGCTCTGCCCAACAGCGCCTTACCCAGGGGCGAGACATTGGAGATCTTCTCTGGAGGCTTCACCTCTGACGCGCTCACTACGGTGTAGTCGGCAGGCTGCGCCGATCTGCGTCCTGGTGAGACATCCTGCACCGATACCACTGCACCGAGGTTCACCACTCGCGACCTGGCGATGGCAGCGGCGTCCACGACAACCGCGTGATTGAGCGTCTGCTCGATCTCGCTTATTCGCCCCTCGACTCTTCCCGAGTCTTCTCGGGCAGCTTCCAGGGGAGCGTTCTCTCGGACATCCTTGTCGGCGGCAGCCAGGCGAATCGCCTCAGAAAGTTCGGGACGTCGTGCCTTGAGCGTCTCAAGCTCTGTGACAAGCTCCTCGTGGCCCTCGGCGGTCAACTGGATTTGGGACTCTTCCTGGAGCGATCCCGTCCCATGTCGTGGCCTTGCCCTGCGCACACGAACGTGCTGGGCAAGTTTGCGTTCGATGATCTTCTCTTTGTGGGCGAAAGACAGGAACTGCCTTACCGCCTGGAGTCTCTCAGGTGCCTGTGGCGTGGTGCCGGATCCTATGACCCTCTCCACGTAGTCCCCAATCATCGAGGGAGTTACGTCCACCATCGACTTCTGGGGCCCGCACCATTGAACAAATCGTTGAAGTTCTTTGCTAGTCTCAGCCTTATCACCCTTCATCGACACGACGTGTTTGGAGACATACTGTCCAAACGCCTGGATGAGGGTAGTGTGTCCATTCGGCGCCAATGGCCCGTCACCCCCGACACAAGTTCACATGCAAATACTACGTAAAACGAAAAGGCGCTGTCAAACAGCGCCGATTCGTAACACTTATCTCACAATAAAGATAAGTTATACGATTACGGACTCCATATTGAGCCCATGCTCCTGCTTTCTGGAACCCAGGTTGATGAATGTCTCCATCTTTCTGACACCCGGGATCTTCCCTACACCGTGCCTCAGGAACTCGCTCAGTTCCGTAGAGGACTTCAGGGTCGCGTAGACGAAAATGTCGAATGACCCGGTCGTGACTGAGACCCATGACACCGCCGACATGTCTGCCAGCGCGTCCGCCACAGCATCCACTTTATCGGCATCGACCTGGAGGCCCACCAGGACCTGGGACTCGTAGCCAATCTTGCGGGCGTCGGGAATCGCGACCACCTTTATGTAGTTGTCCTGCATAAGCCTTTTGAGCCTGCGTCTCACTGTCTCTTCGCTCACTCCCACCTTTCGGGCTATCCCCGCGTTTGTAGATGTCCCGTCCTTCTGGAGATGAGCGACAATTCGCACGTCGAGCCTATCCATGCTAGAAATCTCCTCCATAGACCGATTCGCACACATTGCTGCCTCGTAAATGATGGATACACTATAAAAGGATGTTAATGACAGTTGACGCCATGCCTCTAATTGGCCCGTTTTGGGACGGTGAAGCTGCATTCCTTTTAATTCTAGCATGGTTTTAGACGTAGTAAATGCCAATTGTCTGTGGAAATGCACCCAGTCTCATCGATTCTTAACTAACGACCAAATCACGTGCCTGGATTTCAATTGACCGGCCATTTTGCCACTGTTAAACTCGCCTCCACGTTGGAGCACAAACCTGAAAGAGGTATCTCATGATAGGCGTCTTGACACACCACTGGGCGAAATCCGATCTCGTCGAGTCAGCGCGGAAACTTCTCGACGGCAACGGCGAAGCCCAGAGCAGGCATCCCGGATTCGTGAGCAGGACAACCCTGATATCCCTCTCCGATCCCACTAAGATCACCACCCTGGTCATGTGGGATAGCAACGAGATTTACGACTCGTGGCGCGCGAGTCCCGCCAGGGTCGAGACCATGGCCGGCGCGGACGAGATGTGGTCCCGACCTGCCGAATCCGAACGCTTCGACGCGGTCGACTAGCATGACTATGAATCTGGATCAGCTAGAAGGCTATCGGCCGGGCAAGGCAACTCTGCGGGGACTCGAGTTCAGCTTCCTGGAGTGGGGCGACCCCAACTCACCCCCCATGGTGCTCCTCCACGGCTTGACTGGCCACGCCCACACGTGGGACCTGTTCGCCAACTCATTGAAGGACGAGTACCACATATTTGCTCTCGACCAGCGCGGTCACGGCGATACGGGCTGGGCCGACCCCCCTCAATACAACACTGAAGATTTCGTTGAAGACGTAAGGGAACTCGCTCGCCACTGGGGCATTAGCCGATTTACGCTGATCGGATTGTCCATGGGGGCCCACAACGCACTCGACTTCGCGAGCCGCCATCCCGAGATGGTCGACAGACTGGTGCCCGTTGACATAGGCCCATCACTTCCTTCCTTGCGGGACCCGGAAAGGCAGGCCAGATGGGACCCGCTCTATCAGGACTTCGATACTCTCGACGAGGCGTACGCTGACGCCGTGGAGTCCAACCCGATCGCAGACCCGGAGGTCATCAAGTATCGAGTCCGGCACAACCTTAAACGCACCGACGACGGCCGGTGGACTCCGAAGTGCACCAGGGATGTTGCTCTGAACTGGAAGCCTGACGACCTCTCAGAGACGATCAAGGAGATTCAGTGTCCCACGCTGATTGTCAGGGGCGGCGTAAGCGATGTGCTCTCCGTTGAAGTCGCCGAGTCCATGAGAACGGCCATCCCCGACTGCGAACTGGCCACGATTGCGGGCTCAGGTCACTCGGTCCCCCAGGACAAGCCTGCCGACTTCGAGGCAGCCGTGAGAGAGTTCCTGTCCTCATGAAGTACGACTACATCATCGTAGGCGCTGGCTCCGCCGGCGCAGTACTCGCCGCCCGCCTTACAGAGGACCCCGAAAACTCCGTGCTGCTGATAGAGGCAGGCCCCGACTACCCCACTCTCGACGACCTTCCACCCGACATCAAATACGGCTTCGGCCACGGCGTTACCGAGCAGCAGCTCTTGGCCAGCGATCACCGCTGGTACTTCATAGCGAAGTCATCCGACCGTGCGACGCCCATGATCGTGCCCAGGGGCAAGGCCACGGGAGGATCGTCAGCAGTCAACGCCCAGATCTTCCTCCGCGGCGTACCCGAGGACTACGACGACTGGGCATCCAGTGGCAACGATGAGTGGACATTCGAGAAGCTGCTCCCGTACTTCCGCAGGATAGAGACGGACACCGATTTCTCAGACGACTTCCACGGAGGCGACGGGCCCATCATCGTCCGAAGGTACCCATCAGAAGATATGCTGCCGGATCAGACGGCCTGGTACCAGGCGTGCAGAGACTACGGCTTCGCCGACTGCCCGGACCACAACGACCCAGACTCCACCGGAATCGGCCCCTGCCCATTCAACAACCCCAACCGGATACGCTGGAGCACTGCGCTGGGCTACCTCAACCCGGCCCGCGACAGGCCCAATCTCACGATTCTGCCTGACGCGCTCGCCCACCACGTGGCGTTCAACGGCAACAGGGCCATCGGGGTGGATGTCGAGGTCGACGGCGAGGTACGGACCGTTCTCGGAGACGAGATCATCCTGTCCGCCGGCGCCATAGGATCCCCACATCTGCTGATGCTGTCAGGCGTCGGCCCGGCCGGTCATCTCGCCGAAGTTGGGGTCCCGGTGGTTAGCGACTCCCCCGGAGTGGGCCAGAACCTCCGCGACCACCCGCAGATCCAAATCGTGTGGCGCACCGTCTCTGGATTCGACCAGGAGGAGTTCGCCCCCCGGATACAGTTCGTTCTGAGGTACACCGCCACCGGCTCGCCACTTAGAAACGACATGCTGATACACCCGTTCTCCCGCGCCTCGGACAGCAAGATATACACCGACTGGGACAGAGAGCCGGTTGGCGTCGGCATGATCGCCGCCATCTACCTGGCCGAAGCCGCCGGCGAGATGAGACTGCGCAACAACAGTCCTCACGTTCAGCCCTACCTCGACTACAACCTGCTCTCCACGCAGTTCGACCTTGACCGCATGAGAGAGTCCGTCCATATCTGTCAGGACATCGCCAAACAGGGCCCCATGGCGAAGCTGATCGAGGAGTTGGTCGATCCAACAGAGGCCGACCTCGCCTCCGACGATGCCCTCGACGACTGGATGCTCAGAAACGTCCGCACAAGCCACCATATCTCCGGCACCTGCAAGATGGGACCGGACTCCGACCGCATGGCCGTCGTCGACCAGCGAGGGCGAGTCTACGGACTGGAGGGCCTTCGCGTGGCCGACGCCTCCATAATGCCCGACTGCATACGAGCCAACACAAACGCCACGTCAATCATGATCGGCGAGCGCGTGGCGGACTTCATTATCGAGAACGCCTGAGCAGACCAGTCCATGACTGCCAACACCTGCCTGCCCACCACCGCATGGTTCCTCTACGACGAGGACGGCGCCCCCATGGGACAGGTTTACAACAGCCAGCCCCCAGAAGTCGGCGCCCGAATCGACCTCGGCGATGTCATCGCCTTCGAAGAGATGCGTCCCACATGCTCCATGCGCCGCTACAAGGTGGTCGTTAGGACCTACTGAATTTCGCCGGCCTCGTGCAGTTGAGCCAAAACCATTCGGGTTGTGCCCAAGAATTCACTCGGGTAGCTTTCAAGAGACTCGACGAGCGCGAGACGTTCCTCCGCAGGGAGGCTTCGTAAGTCTTCGGCAAGCTGCCTTATCCAGCGTCCGCGATAGAAGATCACGTCTATCTTGTTCAGTCCCAAGTCATGGATGGTGTCAAATGCCCTCTGACGTTCATTCCCGGTCAGGTCGTTCCTCGGAACCACCTCGTGGGTTCTCATGTCGTAGTCGAAGTAGTGCTCTGGTCTCTGTAGTACATCGGCAGCGGCGGGATCGACATAGCCGCTGTCGGGCCACAGATCCTGCTTATTGTCAACGTTGCATCTTCGGCAACTGAAGACCCAATTGGACCAATCGTAGGCCAGACTAGGGAAGCGTGAGAGCGGCCTGAAGTGGTCGAGTGTAGCGGCGCGGTCTCCGACTTCAGCCGCCGAGTCGCAGCGCCTCTCGCAGTACCAGCACATCCCGTATGAGCACTCACCCAGTCTTGAGCGAAACTCCCGCCAGAAAGAGTCGGTTGGACGAGACCCAACCCTGTCCGGGAAGTAACTAACCCATCCTTGGGTGTACTCACGGGCATACGCCTCAACCCGGTCGGGTTCAGGTCCCCTGTCTATCCAACGCAAACCCGCTAGCCACCGTCTTGGGATAGTTCCGACTCGCGGGACTGAATGAATCGGAGCATCATGTCAGCGTAGCGCTCACGCTGAGCTTCGAGAGGGCTGCTGCTGGAAAGAAGGTCCTCGTTCACCTGCTGGCGCAGGTTCTCCAACTCCTCCCTTTCCTCGTCGGATAAAGACTCTCTACCACGTAGTTCACGCAGCCGCTTGGAGCGTCGAATCGTCAACTCGTCTGTCGGCTCGTCCACACCCATGAACGTGCGCAGAATCTCGTCCGTAGTCCAGCCGATGATGTCCTGCTCATTGGTGCTAGCTGTGACAACCCCATCCGAGTTCCTATCCAGCAGATGCACCTGTCCCGTCCGCAAGCCCGCGACGACGAATGGTGAGTGCGTAGTGGCGAAAATCTGTAGCCCCCGGAAATGTTCCAGCAGAGCCGGAATCACCCGTCGCTGCCACGTTGGGTGAAGGTGGTTCTCGATCTCGTCGATTAGCAGAATGGCAGGCTTGTCCTTCCAGCCGTCGGCGAATTCGTAATGGTGCAGCATCTTGTATGCCAGCCAGTAGATCCACAGGAATGTCGTCTGCGTCCCAGAGCTGAGAAAGCCTAGATACAACGGGGCCTGCCCTACCTCCTCGGAGTGGGTTGGCCTGTCTTCCGGTCTCACGTTGATGAAATTGGGCTTGTCTATGGTGGTGAGTCCCATCGAGCGATGGATGTTGACTTCCTCAAAATCGGCCAGAGGTTGATAGTCTAGGTCTTCCAAAACAAGCCCGGTTACGTAGTTTCGTGGATATGCGTCAGTTAGCACCTCTGAGCAGATGGCTCTGGTGCACGAGTGAACTGTCTTGAGGACTTCCAAGATGCGATATGCTCGGCGTTCTTCTGGCGGCGCGTCTTCCTCCTTCTCCTGTTCAAACATCATAGCCGACTTCTGATACATCTTCTCGTTGGCGTCCTTGAAGTTCACTCCGGAGAACGGCCTGCTCAGTACCTTGCTGACTTCCGTGTCATCTTCGCTTGGGGTCTCCTCAGCGTAAAGCTCGGGAAGGCCCGTCCGAACAGGTCCTATATGCACAACTAGAGGTTTCTTACTGGATTCACCTGAAACTCCTGATTCCCTTGTCGGCCAGTCTTTACTGGTGAATAGCAACACGTCGCTGACATCGCTCCAGGCCCTCCCATGGTCTCGTCTGTTACAACCCTCTAAGACAATCGGCCTCATTATCATTTTGCTCGAGTTCCAATAGACAGAGGAAGATGGGGAACGGGGACTTCTATCTTGATTGAAAGCGATGTCTATCTCTTGCAAGAGGGCACTCTTGCCACTGGCGTTAGGCCCGATGAACAGGTTCACCCGTTCATCGAAGTCCAGTTCGACCACCTCCGTGAAGGGCGGAGTATCCTTTATGTCCATCTCAGTTATGTGCATGGTTGGTCTCCGCTCCGAATTATAAGGCAGCGTAGTCGTTATCGACCACAGCCCCGCCTGCCTTCAAGCACCGAGTGCTACAATACCGCCATGTCTCCGCTCTACCACTCAGGGCAGGCGCTCGACGTAGTTCCCGGCTGGTCGATCTTCGACTACGCCGACAACCTCCGTGTCCGCGTACC
Encoded proteins:
- a CDS encoding GreA/GreB family elongation factor, with the protein product MAPNGHTTLIQAFGQYVSKHVVSMKGDKAETSKELQRFVQWCGPQKSMVDVTPSMIGDYVERVIGSGTTPQAPERLQAVRQFLSFAHKEKIIERKLAQHVRVRRARPRHGTGSLQEESQIQLTAEGHEELVTELETLKARRPELSEAIRLAAADKDVRENAPLEAAREDSGRVEGRISEIEQTLNHAVVVDAAAIARSRVVNLGAVVSVQDVSPGRRSAQPADYTVVSASEVKPPEKISNVSPLGKALLGRAVGHEVEVKTPRGMMKYKILGIS
- a CDS encoding AAA family ATPase codes for the protein MHITEMDIKDTPPFTEVVELDFDERVNLFIGPNASGKSALLQEIDIAFNQDRSPRSPSSSVYWNSSKMIMRPIVLEGCNRRDHGRAWSDVSDVLLFTSKDWPTRESGVSGESSKKPLVVHIGPVRTGLPELYAEETPSEDDTEVSKVLSRPFSGVNFKDANEKMYQKSAMMFEQEKEEDAPPEERRAYRILEVLKTVHSCTRAICSEVLTDAYPRNYVTGLVLEDLDYQPLADFEEVNIHRSMGLTTIDKPNFINVRPEDRPTHSEEVGQAPLYLGFLSSGTQTTFLWIYWLAYKMLHHYEFADGWKDKPAILLIDEIENHLHPTWQRRVIPALLEHFRGLQIFATTHSPFVVAGLRTGQVHLLDRNSDGVVTASTNEQDIIGWTTDEILRTFMGVDEPTDELTIRRSKRLRELRGRESLSDEEREELENLRQQVNEDLLSSSSPLEAQRERYADMMLRFIQSRESELSQDGG
- a CDS encoding anaerobic glycerol-3-phosphate dehydrogenase subunit C; the encoded protein is MVHDLNRLVSGEVRFDKMSRILYSTDASIYEIEPVGVVLPKNAEDVIAVVETASKYGVSVLPRGGGTSLGGQTVGHSIVMDFSKYMNSVIELNQEEKWVRTQPGIVLDVLNHHIRDSGLLFAPDPSTSNRGNVGGALGNNSCGAHSIMWGKTVDNVHELDVVLSNGQAARLGAMDGSQLETMMRSEGLEGDIHRRLFEIGEANRDEIIARYPKIQRRVSGYNLDEFVGGMGFNMARFVVGSEGTLMTITEAKLNLVDRPKVTGLGVLHCNDLIESMEATVAALEMEPAAVELIGSMIIQQAKSNLAYARITDFIEGDPEALLAIEIAGDTEHEVKSKMDHLGDSLAGRNLGYTFLKLMDPADQEKVWDVRKAGLGLMMNVPGDAKPLPFVEDCAVAPEHLPDFVRKFDDIVTSNGTEAGYYGHASVGCLHIRPLINLKDQEGVDRMVNIAEEVGDLVMEYGGSMSGEHGDGLVRSWFNRKMFGDQLYDAFREVKQAFDPDGIMNPGKIVDSQPMTENLRIGPEYKPLQPMTGFAFRQDGSFAHSIEMCNGQGACRKVLGGTMCPSYMATREEEHSTRGRANALRSAMSGALPASALTDKRLYDVLDLCLECKGCSAECPSNVDMAKLKYEFLNQYHKANGFSARHQFFGNIATFSKIGTFFAPMSNWINNLGLTRRMMEANVGIDRRRELPPFANQTFEQWFKARGGSPVSASKIGQVVLFPDTFTNYNHPELGRAAVKVMEALGYQVILPQVRCCGRPMLSKGMMDKAQENARYNVEQVHGYVEAGAKLVGIEPSCILSFSDDYTDLNGVDEAKANAIAKNTMLIEEFVEHALEQGATLDLDGSKLPDRVLFQGHCHQKALVGTRAAMSLLNSLDGVEATEINSGCCGMAGSFGYETEHYDISMQIGEMSLFPAIREQAGEFTVVAEGISCRQQIAQGTDKRAKHLVELLAEGL
- a CDS encoding Lrp/AsnC family transcriptional regulator → MDRLDVRIVAHLQKDGTSTNAGIARKVGVSEETVRRRLKRLMQDNYIKVVAIPDARKIGYESQVLVGLQVDADKVDAVADALADMSAVSWVSVTTGSFDIFVYATLKSSTELSEFLRHGVGKIPGVRKMETFINLGSRKQEHGLNMESVIV
- a CDS encoding HNH endonuclease, whose protein sequence is MRWIDRGPEPDRVEAYAREYTQGWVSYFPDRVGSRPTDSFWREFRSRLGECSYGMCWYCERRCDSAAEVGDRAATLDHFRPLSRFPSLAYDWSNWVFSCRRCNVDNKQDLWPDSGYVDPAAADVLQRPEHYFDYDMRTHEVVPRNDLTGNERQRAFDTIHDLGLNKIDVIFYRGRWIRQLAEDLRSLPAEERLALVESLESYPSEFLGTTRMVLAQLHEAGEIQ
- the mftG gene encoding mycofactocin system GMC family oxidoreductase MftG; this translates as MKYDYIIVGAGSAGAVLAARLTEDPENSVLLIEAGPDYPTLDDLPPDIKYGFGHGVTEQQLLASDHRWYFIAKSSDRATPMIVPRGKATGGSSAVNAQIFLRGVPEDYDDWASSGNDEWTFEKLLPYFRRIETDTDFSDDFHGGDGPIIVRRYPSEDMLPDQTAWYQACRDYGFADCPDHNDPDSTGIGPCPFNNPNRIRWSTALGYLNPARDRPNLTILPDALAHHVAFNGNRAIGVDVEVDGEVRTVLGDEIILSAGAIGSPHLLMLSGVGPAGHLAEVGVPVVSDSPGVGQNLRDHPQIQIVWRTVSGFDQEEFAPRIQFVLRYTATGSPLRNDMLIHPFSRASDSKIYTDWDREPVGVGMIAAIYLAEAAGEMRLRNNSPHVQPYLDYNLLSTQFDLDRMRESVHICQDIAKQGPMAKLIEELVDPTEADLASDDALDDWMLRNVRTSHHISGTCKMGPDSDRMAVVDQRGRVYGLEGLRVADASIMPDCIRANTNATSIMIGERVADFIIENA
- a CDS encoding alpha/beta hydrolase, which produces MTMNLDQLEGYRPGKATLRGLEFSFLEWGDPNSPPMVLLHGLTGHAHTWDLFANSLKDEYHIFALDQRGHGDTGWADPPQYNTEDFVEDVRELARHWGISRFTLIGLSMGAHNALDFASRHPEMVDRLVPVDIGPSLPSLRDPERQARWDPLYQDFDTLDEAYADAVESNPIADPEVIKYRVRHNLKRTDDGRWTPKCTRDVALNWKPDDLSETIKEIQCPTLIVRGGVSDVLSVEVAESMRTAIPDCELATIAGSGHSVPQDKPADFEAAVREFLSS
- a CDS encoding PIN domain-containing protein; amino-acid sequence: MIYLLDASALIRYLTRSLSLSPLAKDVIDAPGAGNQLAIPTIALVEAWDMARKQRRDFVPFSLTRDSIQSRNMIVENLTLAIVDRLPNEWGDSHDMIILATALELQARYGEINVISSDRKMRFDQSLVPCLW